Proteins from a genomic interval of Planctomycetota bacterium:
- a CDS encoding HEAT repeat domain-containing protein, which translates to MNRTLLVLIGIACALVTAAGIMYKHNPIHEKKSIPQMKKLLYDLLTDKTREHSGGSFYADEHHLMDNLLKSGVTEEESNTIYKKAFKPLGLPAESQRSPAPSGKEETEKDKESKTEVIDFTGTVTEIDTWNSPRRSLQDWFIRIKIKELTTNTQTIQPGKEIIYYVHSPVQFFHEPREQAVGKDYKFRARCLRNEKGEVTIPGLKVMDEILKQRPLLHDKDASVRREAIDFLSSYEGRDEESIPEIRKLLNDDSDMVRRSALASLTILRDKESIPTIRKFLDDSSERMRIDATQALVMFNDKESIPKIKEMLTDKSESVRKNAAEALEHFDRLEKHIQKDKEKK; encoded by the coding sequence ATGAACAGAACTCTTTTAGTTCTCATTGGAATCGCCTGCGCTCTCGTTACCGCCGCCGGGATTATGTACAAACACAATCCTATTCATGAGAAGAAATCTATCCCGCAGATGAAAAAATTGCTCTATGATTTGCTAACGGATAAGACCAGAGAACATAGTGGGGGCAGTTTTTATGCAGATGAACACCACTTAATGGATAATCTGCTTAAATCAGGAGTCACAGAAGAAGAAAGTAATACCATCTATAAAAAAGCATTTAAACCCCTCGGCCTGCCGGCGGAGTCGCAACGGAGTCCCGCCCCAAGCGGGAAGGAGGAGACAGAAAAGGATAAGGAGAGTAAAACAGAAGTAATTGACTTCACCGGAACCGTAACAGAAATCGACACCTGGAATAGTCCACGAAGAAGTCTACAAGATTGGTTTATACGAATAAAAATCAAGGAACTCACCACCAACACCCAAACCATCCAACCCGGAAAAGAAATTATATACTACGTACACAGCCCGGTTCAATTCTTCCATGAACCCAGGGAACAGGCTGTAGGCAAGGACTACAAATTTAGAGCCAGATGCTTACGGAACGAAAAAGGCGAGGTAACGATTCCCGGCTTAAAAGTAATGGATGAAATCCTCAAGCAGCGCCCGCTCCTGCACGATAAAGACGCCTCGGTGCGAAGGGAGGCCATAGATTTCCTTTCTTCTTACGAAGGACGGGATGAAGAGTCTATACCTGAAATACGTAAATTGCTTAATGACGACTCTGATATGGTACGCAGGAGTGCGCTTGCTTCGCTTACTATCTTACGTGATAAAGAATCTATTCCTACAATACGCAAATTTCTTGATGACAGCTCAGAAAGAATGCGAATTGATGCGACTCAGGCGCTGGTAATGTTCAACGATAAAGAATCCATACCTAAGATAAAAGAGATGCTTACTGATAAAAGCGAATCGGTACGTAAAAACGCCGCTGAGGCCTTGGAACATTTTGATAGGCTGGAAAAACATATTCAGAAAGACAAGGAGAAAAAATGA